A stretch of Microbulbifer sp. SAOS-129_SWC DNA encodes these proteins:
- a CDS encoding DUF1427 family protein, translating into MTNTLLGIALGLIIGAACRWFDLPLPAPPKLIGALLVVAMSCGFAGTDLLIERHFFGVFHEQTEARSADAQKLSVDFH; encoded by the coding sequence GTGACCAACACCCTGCTGGGCATTGCCCTCGGACTCATTATCGGCGCAGCCTGCCGCTGGTTCGACCTGCCACTGCCGGCGCCGCCAAAACTGATTGGTGCGCTGTTGGTCGTGGCCATGTCGTGCGGATTTGCGGGCACTGATCTTCTCATAGAGCGACATTTCTTTGGAGTATTCCATGAACAAACAGAAGCTCGAAGTGCTGACGCCCAAAAACTGTCAGTTGATTTTCATTGA
- a CDS encoding amidohydrolase, translated as MPRTLLTNGKFRTLDPSRPSASAVAIKDGLFEAVGSDSDILQLQDSDSQVIDLQKHTVIPGLNDSHLHVIRGGLHYNMELRWEGVPSLADALRMLKAQAQNTPPPQWVRVVGGWSEFQFAERRMPTLDEINAAAPDTPVFILHLYDRALLNGAALKAAGITRESPDPPGGVIYRDRRGNPSGMLIAEPSALILYSTLAKGPSLDFEDQINSSRHFQRELNRLGVTSAIDAGGGGQNYPEDYKVIEELHKRGEMTMRIAYNLFAQQPGSELDDFKRWTKMTKPGDGDAMLRVNGAGENLVWSAADFENFLQPRPRLVEDMDAELEQVTRLLVEHRWPFRLHATYDESIARFLDVFEKVDRDIPFDGLRFIIDHAETIRPHNIERIRALGGGIAIQHRMAFQGEYFVERYGATEAELTPPINEMLAAGLPVGAGTDATRVASFNPWVSLYWMSTGKTLGGLTLYPEDRRLEREKALYLYTKGSAWFSGEHQVKGAIVPGEYADLAVLSADYFSVPDEDIKAITSVLTIVDGKVVHGDGDFKQLAPPLPPASPDWSPVRTYSAFRESFTTAARPHACAGTGHAHHHPFCGSRASADPFWGPLGCSCFAF; from the coding sequence ATGCCCCGTACGCTCTTAACCAACGGAAAATTCCGCACCCTCGACCCTTCCCGCCCTTCCGCTTCCGCCGTCGCAATCAAGGACGGGCTGTTCGAGGCCGTGGGTAGCGACAGCGATATCCTGCAGTTACAGGACAGCGATTCACAGGTCATCGACCTGCAAAAGCACACGGTCATTCCCGGCTTGAACGATTCCCACCTGCATGTAATCCGCGGTGGCCTGCACTACAATATGGAGCTGCGCTGGGAGGGTGTACCCTCGCTGGCGGATGCGCTGCGCATGCTCAAAGCGCAGGCGCAGAACACGCCGCCGCCGCAGTGGGTGCGGGTCGTCGGCGGCTGGTCTGAATTCCAGTTTGCCGAGAGGCGCATGCCCACGCTGGACGAAATCAACGCGGCGGCGCCGGATACTCCGGTGTTCATCCTGCACCTGTACGACCGCGCCCTGTTGAACGGCGCCGCGCTCAAAGCGGCGGGGATTACCAGGGAAAGCCCCGATCCACCCGGCGGGGTGATTTATCGCGACCGCCGCGGCAACCCCTCGGGCATGCTGATTGCGGAGCCCAGCGCACTCATTCTGTATTCGACCCTGGCCAAGGGGCCGTCCCTTGATTTCGAAGACCAGATCAACTCCTCCCGGCACTTCCAGCGCGAACTCAACCGCCTGGGTGTCACCAGTGCGATCGACGCCGGCGGCGGCGGCCAGAATTACCCGGAGGATTACAAGGTTATCGAAGAGCTGCACAAGCGCGGCGAAATGACCATGCGCATCGCCTACAACCTGTTTGCGCAGCAACCGGGCTCGGAGCTGGATGACTTCAAGCGCTGGACCAAAATGACCAAACCCGGAGATGGCGATGCGATGCTGCGCGTCAATGGCGCCGGCGAGAATCTGGTGTGGTCGGCGGCGGATTTCGAGAACTTCCTGCAACCGCGCCCGCGCCTGGTCGAGGATATGGATGCCGAGCTCGAGCAGGTCACCCGCTTACTGGTGGAACACCGCTGGCCCTTCCGGCTGCACGCAACCTACGATGAGTCCATCGCGCGCTTCCTGGATGTGTTCGAGAAAGTCGATCGGGACATCCCCTTCGATGGCCTGCGCTTCATTATTGACCATGCGGAAACCATTCGGCCGCACAACATTGAACGCATCCGCGCGCTCGGCGGTGGCATTGCCATTCAGCACCGCATGGCGTTCCAGGGCGAGTATTTTGTCGAACGTTACGGGGCGACAGAAGCGGAGCTGACGCCGCCGATCAATGAAATGCTCGCCGCAGGCCTGCCTGTTGGCGCCGGCACCGATGCCACGCGCGTAGCCAGCTTCAATCCCTGGGTGTCACTCTACTGGATGTCCACCGGGAAAACCCTGGGCGGCCTGACCCTATACCCCGAGGATCGCCGGCTCGAGCGTGAAAAGGCGCTCTACCTGTACACCAAAGGCAGCGCCTGGTTCTCCGGTGAACACCAGGTCAAGGGCGCCATCGTGCCGGGCGAATATGCGGATCTCGCCGTACTTTCCGCCGACTATTTCTCCGTCCCCGATGAGGACATCAAGGCGATCACCTCGGTGCTGACCATCGTCGACGGCAAGGTCGTCCACGGGGACGGTGATTTCAAGCAGCTGGCGCCGCCACTGCCACCGGCAAGCCCTGACTGGTCACCGGTACGCACCTATTCTGCGTTCAGGGAGAGCTTTACCACGGCGGCGCGCCCCCACGCCTGCGCGGGTACGGGGCACGCTCACCACCACCCATTCTGCGGATCACGCGCGTCTGCGGATCCCTTCTGGGGCCCGCTGGGATGCAGCTGCTTCGCCTTCTAG
- a CDS encoding SDR family oxidoreductase — translation MDDFKDKVVIVTGGNAGIGLQAAKRFAERGARVLITGRREGVLRKVEAENPNIIALQADSSDYDSAERIVNFAVKELGGIDVLVNNAGAGAILPVEEINYKALNDVFNVNVFSAAMLAKLSIPYLEKSGGSIINISSTFGHKAGAQLSIYGGSKAAIEYMTKSWALELAAKNIRVNAIAPGPTESQFLKERMRLTDEQISAVKEQEKNAIPLGRRGVPEDVAHWIVEVASPRAKWLSGQIVSVDGGLSES, via the coding sequence ATGGATGATTTCAAGGATAAGGTAGTCATAGTTACGGGTGGAAACGCGGGCATTGGGTTGCAGGCCGCAAAGCGGTTTGCCGAGCGTGGTGCAAGAGTACTGATAACTGGCCGCAGGGAGGGTGTCTTAAGAAAGGTAGAAGCTGAGAACCCGAATATCATAGCGTTGCAGGCGGACTCCAGCGATTATGATTCAGCGGAAAGAATCGTGAATTTTGCGGTAAAGGAGCTGGGTGGAATTGATGTGTTGGTGAATAACGCTGGTGCCGGTGCCATTCTCCCGGTAGAGGAAATTAACTATAAAGCGTTAAATGACGTGTTTAATGTCAATGTGTTTTCTGCGGCCATGCTGGCGAAATTGAGCATCCCCTATCTTGAAAAGTCGGGGGGTTCCATCATAAATATTTCCAGCACCTTCGGCCATAAAGCCGGTGCACAGCTCTCCATCTATGGCGGGAGTAAGGCGGCAATAGAGTATATGACCAAGTCGTGGGCACTGGAGTTGGCGGCGAAAAATATTCGTGTTAACGCGATTGCTCCGGGACCGACGGAGAGCCAGTTCCTAAAGGAAAGGATGCGCCTTACGGACGAGCAGATATCAGCCGTCAAAGAGCAGGAAAAGAACGCGATTCCGCTGGGACGGCGCGGAGTTCCGGAAGACGTCGCACACTGGATTGTCGAGGTGGCCAGCCCGCGTGCTAAATGGTTGAGCGGTCAGATCGTTAGTGTTGACGGTGGACTTTCCGAATCATAA
- a CDS encoding efflux RND transporter permease subunit, producing the protein MRETPGAGALAGVVGFSLRYRGAVIALAVLLAGYSLYQIGRANYDVFPEFAPPQVSVQTEAPGLAPEQVEVLVTQPLENAVNGVPGLDQLRSQSIQGLSVVTATFDPGTDIYRDRQNLGERLGALTGEMPAGVKAPVMSPLTSSTSVMMVVGLTSKKHSLMDLRTLADWTVKPRLLAAHGVSKVAVFGGDVKQYQVQVDPQKLCKYGLSLTAVSAAAERATGVRGAGFIDSANQRIVLQSYGQAADADAIAATLVRQHDGADLTLGDVAQVRAAPAPTAGAATVNGKPGVQLVISEQYSANTLAVTGAVERSLAQLRPALEAEGVQLHGDIFRPANFIETATANLYHSLAFGGLLVVAVVVLFLFEWRTSAIALTAIPLSLLAAVTVMNLRGISLNTMTLGGLAIAVGLLVDDAIIVVENVHRRLRESPANSSPAALLPGVLNAVLEVRSAVVYATLAIALVFLPVLTLPGLAGRLFSPLATAYLLATLASLLVAITVTPALCLTLLPAGELEQRDAPPVRWLKRHYRDLVAGVERRYHTVIVAVALLTLAALAMLPFLGGSFLPELQEGHYIVHMSAVPGTSLQESLRLGRGVSAALKKLPFVRSVSQRVGRAELADDTNGTHYSEFEVPLKPLSGGEAESALADIRKALVNFPGVNFAVNTFLTERVEETLSGYTAEVVINIYGDNLDTLDREAQRVAAVLGRVPGAAEVQIPAPPGMPEIGIRLRPEALAQWGFDAVDVLEAIETAGKGQVVGQVYDGNRVFDVSVILAPEQRTRIEDIRALPLRNGAGKILRLDQLADVYTDSGRYLVLHDGARRVQAVTANTAGRDVASFVAEAKRKIAHEVQLAPGHYIEFGGTAEAQAASVRDLVVHSLIAAVAICLMLWIVLGRVRNLALLMLNLPFGLAGGVIAAFAGGGGLSLGALVGFVTLFGITLRNSVMLLSHYQHLVAVEGLQWGPDTAARGAGERLAPILMTALATALGLLPLAIGSGDPGREIEGPMAWVILGGLFTSTALNLLVMPSLALRYGRFAVDPATPVPESI; encoded by the coding sequence ATGCGCGAGACTCCCGGAGCCGGCGCCCTCGCCGGTGTGGTCGGCTTCTCGCTGCGCTACCGGGGCGCGGTGATCGCACTGGCGGTACTGCTGGCAGGCTACAGCCTCTACCAGATCGGCCGCGCCAACTACGATGTTTTCCCCGAATTCGCGCCGCCGCAGGTCTCGGTGCAGACAGAGGCACCGGGGCTGGCGCCGGAGCAGGTGGAAGTGCTGGTCACCCAGCCGCTGGAAAATGCCGTCAATGGCGTGCCGGGCCTGGACCAGCTGCGCTCCCAGTCGATCCAGGGGCTGTCGGTGGTCACCGCCACTTTCGATCCGGGCACGGATATCTACCGCGACCGCCAGAACCTGGGCGAGCGCCTGGGTGCGCTAACCGGGGAAATGCCGGCCGGGGTCAAAGCACCGGTGATGTCGCCGCTGACCTCCTCCACCAGCGTGATGATGGTGGTCGGCCTGACCTCTAAAAAACATTCGCTGATGGATCTGCGCACCCTCGCCGACTGGACCGTGAAACCGCGCCTGCTGGCTGCACACGGTGTCTCCAAAGTGGCCGTGTTCGGCGGTGACGTGAAGCAGTACCAGGTGCAGGTCGATCCGCAAAAACTGTGCAAGTACGGCCTGTCACTCACCGCCGTCAGCGCCGCGGCCGAGCGCGCCACCGGCGTGCGCGGTGCCGGCTTTATCGACAGCGCCAACCAGCGCATCGTACTGCAGAGCTACGGCCAGGCGGCGGATGCCGATGCCATCGCCGCCACGTTGGTGCGCCAGCACGACGGCGCCGACCTGACCCTCGGTGACGTGGCACAGGTACGCGCGGCGCCGGCGCCCACCGCCGGCGCCGCCACCGTTAACGGCAAGCCGGGGGTGCAGCTGGTGATCTCCGAGCAGTACAGCGCTAATACCCTGGCGGTAACCGGCGCCGTGGAGCGCTCGCTGGCGCAGCTGCGCCCGGCGCTGGAGGCCGAAGGGGTGCAACTGCACGGCGATATATTCCGCCCCGCCAACTTCATCGAAACCGCCACCGCCAACCTGTACCACTCGCTCGCTTTCGGCGGCCTGCTGGTGGTGGCGGTGGTGGTGCTGTTCCTGTTCGAGTGGCGCACGTCGGCCATCGCGCTGACCGCCATCCCGCTGTCGTTACTGGCCGCAGTCACGGTCATGAACCTGCGTGGCATCAGCCTCAACACCATGACCCTCGGTGGTCTGGCGATCGCCGTGGGCCTGCTGGTGGACGACGCCATCATCGTGGTGGAAAACGTGCACCGGCGACTGCGCGAGTCCCCCGCCAATTCGTCGCCCGCGGCGCTGCTGCCGGGGGTACTGAACGCGGTGCTGGAAGTGCGCAGTGCGGTGGTCTATGCAACGCTGGCCATCGCCCTGGTGTTCCTGCCGGTACTCACCCTGCCGGGGCTCGCGGGCCGGTTGTTTTCGCCGCTGGCCACGGCCTATCTGCTCGCCACGCTCGCCTCGCTGCTGGTCGCGATCACCGTCACCCCGGCCCTGTGCCTGACCCTGCTGCCGGCCGGCGAACTGGAACAGCGCGATGCGCCGCCGGTGCGCTGGCTGAAACGGCATTACCGCGACCTGGTGGCCGGCGTCGAGCGCCGCTACCACACGGTGATCGTGGCCGTGGCGCTGCTCACGCTGGCGGCGCTGGCCATGCTGCCGTTTCTGGGCGGCAGCTTCCTGCCGGAGCTGCAGGAGGGGCACTATATCGTGCACATGTCCGCGGTGCCCGGTACCTCCCTGCAGGAATCCCTGCGCCTGGGTCGCGGGGTCAGTGCCGCGTTAAAGAAGCTGCCGTTCGTGCGCTCGGTCAGCCAGCGCGTCGGCCGCGCCGAACTGGCGGATGACACCAACGGCACCCACTACAGCGAGTTCGAGGTGCCGCTGAAACCGCTGTCCGGTGGAGAGGCGGAATCCGCACTGGCGGACATCCGCAAAGCGCTGGTGAATTTTCCCGGAGTCAATTTCGCGGTCAACACCTTCCTCACCGAACGTGTGGAGGAAACCCTGTCCGGCTACACCGCCGAGGTGGTGATCAATATTTACGGCGACAACCTCGACACCCTCGATCGCGAGGCGCAGCGGGTGGCCGCGGTGCTGGGGCGGGTGCCCGGCGCCGCGGAGGTGCAGATACCGGCACCGCCGGGCATGCCGGAAATCGGTATCCGCCTGCGGCCGGAGGCGCTGGCGCAGTGGGGCTTCGACGCGGTGGATGTACTGGAGGCAATCGAGACTGCCGGCAAGGGACAGGTGGTGGGGCAGGTGTACGACGGCAATCGCGTGTTCGATGTCAGCGTGATCCTGGCGCCGGAACAGCGCACGCGCATCGAGGACATCCGCGCCCTGCCCCTGCGCAACGGCGCGGGCAAGATCCTGCGCCTCGACCAGCTCGCCGATGTCTACACCGACTCAGGGCGCTACCTGGTGTTGCACGACGGTGCGCGGCGGGTGCAGGCGGTGACCGCCAATACCGCGGGGCGCGACGTGGCGTCCTTCGTCGCCGAGGCAAAACGGAAAATTGCGCACGAGGTCCAGCTGGCACCGGGGCACTATATCGAGTTCGGTGGCACCGCCGAGGCGCAGGCGGCTTCGGTGCGCGACCTGGTCGTACATTCGCTGATCGCCGCGGTGGCCATCTGCCTGATGCTGTGGATTGTGCTGGGCCGCGTGCGCAACCTGGCGCTGTTGATGCTCAACCTGCCCTTCGGCCTCGCCGGCGGTGTCATCGCCGCCTTCGCCGGGGGCGGCGGCCTGTCGCTGGGCGCACTGGTGGGCTTTGTCACCCTGTTCGGTATCACCCTGCGCAACTCGGTGATGCTGCTGTCCCACTACCAGCACCTGGTGGCGGTGGAGGGACTGCAGTGGGGCCCCGACACCGCCGCGCGCGGCGCCGGCGAGCGGCTCGCGCCCATCCTGATGACGGCCCTGGCCACCGCGCTGGGGCTGTTGCCACTGGCAATCGGCAGCGGCGACCCGGGCCGCGAGATCGAGGGGCCCATGGCCTGGGTAATCCTCGGCGGCCTGTTCACCTCCACCGCACTCAACCTGCTGGTGATGCCCAGCCTCGCGCTGCGCTACGGGCGCTTCGCGGTCGACCCTGCCACTCCAGTGCCAGAGTCAATCTAA
- a CDS encoding multidrug transporter — protein sequence MRRMPRLPLAIGIAIVVAALIIWGFIEGRKELAQERESEKPLASPSRVVATENGSEVVLDDEAQRRAGIRVARLPQAQRSARLDALATVEPARELIELRSRYVAAAAEAERQAAALEASRREYQRVKALHGDDRNLSDRALQAAEATWRGDAAALRAARAETDAVIRDARSTWGDALTAATTRETQRFLDLARGKLVLLRIALPANHQLETPPVTASVIGDDGQSRPATLIAPAPQADPRIQGPTFFYSAAAAGLLPGSVLAAQLPQGKPRAGVTIPAAAVVSWQGVRWYYAERTPGHFVRQALRDGEPVTDGWFVPGQAPLGVVTRGAQALLSEELRSQIQVGDED from the coding sequence ATGAGAAGAATGCCCCGGCTGCCGCTTGCCATCGGTATCGCCATCGTCGTCGCGGCACTCATAATTTGGGGCTTTATCGAGGGCCGCAAGGAACTGGCGCAGGAGCGCGAGAGCGAAAAACCGCTCGCATCACCCTCGCGGGTGGTCGCCACCGAAAACGGCAGCGAGGTGGTGCTGGATGACGAGGCGCAGCGGCGCGCGGGTATCCGCGTCGCCCGCCTGCCGCAGGCGCAGCGCAGCGCGCGGCTGGATGCGCTGGCCACGGTGGAGCCGGCGCGCGAACTGATCGAATTGCGCAGCCGCTATGTCGCCGCGGCCGCGGAGGCCGAACGCCAGGCCGCCGCACTGGAGGCCTCGCGGCGTGAATACCAGCGCGTAAAGGCGCTGCACGGCGACGACCGCAATCTTTCCGACCGCGCGCTACAGGCTGCGGAAGCAACCTGGCGGGGCGACGCCGCAGCACTGCGGGCCGCGCGCGCAGAGACCGACGCCGTCATCCGCGATGCCCGCAGCACCTGGGGCGATGCCCTTACCGCGGCGACGACACGGGAGACGCAGCGCTTCCTCGACCTGGCGCGCGGGAAGCTGGTGCTGCTGCGCATCGCCCTGCCCGCCAATCACCAGCTGGAAACACCGCCGGTCACCGCCAGCGTCATCGGCGACGACGGACAATCCCGGCCCGCCACACTGATAGCCCCGGCGCCGCAGGCCGATCCGCGCATCCAGGGCCCGACCTTTTTCTACAGCGCCGCGGCTGCGGGCCTGCTGCCAGGCAGTGTACTCGCGGCGCAGCTGCCGCAGGGTAAACCCCGCGCCGGGGTGACAATCCCGGCCGCGGCCGTGGTGTCCTGGCAGGGCGTGCGCTGGTATTACGCCGAGCGCACCCCCGGGCACTTTGTGCGGCAGGCGCTGCGCGACGGTGAGCCGGTCACCGATGGCTGGTTTGTGCCGGGACAGGCGCCGCTCGGGGTAGTAACCCGGGGCGCGCAGGCGCTGTTGTCGGAGGAACTGCGCAGCCAGATCCAGGTGGGAGACGAAGACTGA
- a CDS encoding TolC family protein produces the protein MKQRFTATFLLLALLLALAGCASYTPEPLDPAAQQAALQQRRLDDPGLHRYIRGTDAGGETAAWPPASWDLPLLTLTALYYQPDIDRAGARRLAAEAAVISAGGRPNPTADVSSEHSANPPEDISPWTNGISLQLPIETAGKRPLRIDTAQARARAAQLREVDTLWQVRSRVRATLLASYPQETALQQQRDLQRQITAILQRRLDAGYASRPELTRAQLDLDSTTLSLGEARKARAENLAHLAAAVGLPAAALDDVQISYDSFARLPAPQTLPDAQARQLALLNRADVLAALADYEAAQSDLQLEIARQYPDLNIGPGYLWDQGERKWTLDLSLLAPLLNRNRGPIAEARAQRQVAAAAFLSAQAEAIAELDTALTGYRHAAQILRDAEALLQRQQHNEQATGTAFRAGEADRLDWLSARYETAAAEQARTRALIEANRSLGQLEDALRLPLGADASAALSTPYAK, from the coding sequence ATGAAGCAACGGTTCACCGCCACTTTTCTGCTATTGGCACTTTTATTGGCACTCGCCGGGTGCGCCAGCTACACACCCGAACCCCTGGATCCGGCCGCGCAACAGGCGGCGCTGCAACAGCGCCGCCTGGACGATCCGGGCCTGCACCGCTATATCCGCGGTACTGACGCTGGCGGCGAAACCGCCGCGTGGCCGCCCGCATCCTGGGACCTGCCGCTACTGACTTTGACTGCACTCTACTACCAGCCGGACATCGACCGCGCCGGGGCCCGGCGCCTGGCGGCCGAGGCAGCAGTGATCAGCGCCGGTGGCCGCCCCAACCCCACCGCCGATGTTTCCAGCGAGCACAGCGCCAACCCGCCGGAGGATATCTCGCCCTGGACCAATGGCATCAGCCTGCAGCTGCCAATCGAAACGGCCGGCAAACGCCCGTTGCGCATCGATACCGCGCAGGCGCGCGCGCGCGCCGCGCAGCTGCGCGAAGTCGACACCCTGTGGCAGGTGCGCAGCCGAGTGCGCGCCACCCTGCTGGCATCCTATCCGCAGGAAACGGCGCTGCAGCAGCAGCGCGACCTGCAGCGGCAGATCACCGCCATCCTGCAGCGCCGCCTGGATGCCGGCTACGCCTCGCGCCCGGAGTTGACCCGGGCGCAACTGGACCTCGACAGCACCACCCTGTCTCTCGGCGAGGCGCGCAAGGCGCGCGCGGAAAATCTCGCCCACCTCGCCGCCGCCGTGGGCCTGCCCGCGGCGGCACTGGACGATGTACAGATCTCCTATGACAGCTTCGCGCGTTTGCCCGCACCACAAACGCTGCCCGACGCGCAGGCGCGCCAGCTGGCGCTGCTGAATCGGGCGGACGTGCTCGCCGCACTGGCGGATTACGAGGCCGCCCAGTCGGACCTGCAGTTGGAAATCGCCCGGCAGTACCCCGACCTGAACATCGGCCCCGGCTATCTTTGGGACCAGGGCGAGCGCAAGTGGACCCTGGACCTGTCGCTGCTGGCGCCGCTGCTCAACCGCAATCGCGGCCCCATCGCCGAGGCGCGCGCACAACGCCAGGTGGCGGCCGCGGCCTTCCTCAGCGCGCAGGCAGAAGCCATCGCGGAACTGGACACCGCACTGACCGGATACCGCCACGCCGCGCAGATACTGCGCGACGCCGAGGCGCTGCTGCAGCGCCAGCAACACAACGAACAGGCGACGGGAACCGCCTTCCGCGCCGGCGAGGCGGACCGGCTCGACTGGCTTTCGGCCCGCTACGAGACCGCCGCCGCCGAGCAGGCCCGCACGCGCGCGCTGATCGAGGCCAACCGCAGCCTCGGACAACTGGAAGATGCACTGCGCCTGCCGCTCGGCGCAGACGCATCCGCGGCACTGTCGACGCCGTACGCCAAATAA
- a CDS encoding SCO family protein encodes MRQFDQPWIRMCALALLALFSLFSLLLGGCGDRGWQTKDISGLMPPLEFKLTDENGRMVSAADYRGKPTLLFFGFTHCPKVCPTTLARLAGIARQLGDPEHKGAPADLQVLFVSVDPARDDPISLRQYTDAFGPEFIGLTGSKTALTALTRRYRVTYGYGDKDADGNYAVSHASAVFAFDRAGNAQLLIRSGDPTAAVTADLRRLLASG; translated from the coding sequence ATGCGGCAATTTGACCAACCATGGATACGGATGTGCGCCCTGGCGCTGCTCGCACTGTTCTCGCTATTCTCACTTTTACTTGGCGGCTGTGGTGACCGCGGCTGGCAAACCAAAGATATCTCCGGGCTGATGCCGCCGCTCGAATTCAAGCTCACCGACGAAAACGGGCGCATGGTGAGCGCCGCAGATTACCGCGGCAAACCGACGCTGCTGTTTTTCGGTTTTACCCACTGTCCCAAAGTCTGCCCCACCACCCTCGCGCGGCTGGCAGGGATCGCCAGGCAGCTGGGTGACCCGGAGCACAAGGGCGCACCCGCGGACCTGCAGGTGCTGTTCGTGTCGGTGGATCCGGCGCGTGACGACCCGATAAGCCTGCGCCAATATACCGACGCCTTCGGCCCGGAGTTTATCGGGCTCACCGGCAGCAAGACGGCCCTCACCGCGCTGACGCGCCGCTACCGTGTCACTTACGGCTACGGCGACAAGGATGCCGACGGCAATTACGCCGTGTCCCACGCCAGTGCCGTGTTCGCCTTCGACCGCGCCGGCAACGCGCAGCTGCTGATCCGCAGTGGCGACCCGACCGCCGCGGTAACGGCGGATTTGCGCCGACTGCTCGCCAGCGGTTAA
- a CDS encoding cytochrome c oxidase assembly protein: MLNSLLPWEFSASWFLACLGAIALYLRGIRQRRRRGTPVGFWRPLAFLLGVAAIYTVTQTRYDYLAQYMFFTHRGQHLVLHHLAPFLIALAAPLPILTAGLPPFLTRMPAMNAVGRVLRPLYRTIQHPFVAPLLFVGLIYFWLTPAVHFDAMLSRPLYDLMNWSMAIEGLLFWWLILDPRPAGAGGLAYGKRIAILVAVMPPQIALGAYITFSDHVLYDVYAVCGRAWPLPPLTDQQLGGLLTWIPAAMMSVVGTLIVLRYLLHGQRSAAVSSPNNVDTDKAEAGNAAI, translated from the coding sequence ATGCTGAACAGCCTGTTGCCGTGGGAGTTTTCCGCCAGCTGGTTCCTGGCCTGCCTGGGAGCCATTGCACTCTACCTGCGCGGGATACGGCAGCGCCGCCGCCGCGGAACGCCGGTCGGTTTCTGGCGACCGCTCGCCTTCCTGCTCGGTGTCGCCGCCATCTATACAGTGACGCAGACGCGTTACGACTACCTCGCCCAGTACATGTTCTTCACCCACCGCGGCCAGCATCTGGTACTGCACCACCTGGCACCGTTTCTGATCGCCCTGGCGGCACCGCTGCCAATCCTCACCGCCGGGCTGCCACCATTCCTTACCCGCATGCCGGCAATGAACGCGGTCGGCCGCGTGCTGCGGCCGCTGTACCGCACCATCCAGCATCCATTTGTCGCACCGCTGTTGTTCGTCGGCCTGATCTATTTCTGGCTGACGCCGGCCGTGCATTTCGACGCCATGCTGAGCCGGCCACTGTACGACCTGATGAACTGGAGCATGGCCATCGAGGGGCTGCTGTTCTGGTGGCTGATTCTCGACCCGCGCCCCGCGGGCGCCGGCGGTCTCGCCTACGGCAAGCGCATTGCCATTCTGGTCGCGGTGATGCCACCACAGATTGCGCTGGGGGCCTATATCACCTTCAGCGATCACGTGCTGTACGACGTCTACGCCGTATGCGGGCGCGCCTGGCCGCTCCCGCCACTGACCGACCAGCAACTCGGCGGCCTGCTCACCTGGATTCCGGCGGCGATGATGAGCGTGGTCGGCACGTTGATTGTGCTCAGGTATCTCCTGCACGGCCAGCGCAGCGCCGCCGTCAGCTCCCCCAACAATGTGGACACCGATAAGGCGGAGGCCGGCAATGCGGCAATTTGA
- a CDS encoding bacteriophage holin — MKSIAPNALGVAIGALWALYVFFCGITALFGWGTTLVEVLGSLYIGYGPTLAGAVIGAVWGFVDGYIAGVVIGWIYNKLSK; from the coding sequence ATGAAATCCATTGCTCCCAATGCCCTCGGCGTTGCCATTGGTGCGCTGTGGGCGCTCTATGTTTTCTTCTGCGGTATCACTGCGCTGTTCGGGTGGGGAACCACCCTGGTCGAGGTACTCGGCTCCCTGTACATCGGTTATGGGCCGACCCTCGCGGGTGCCGTGATCGGCGCGGTGTGGGGATTTGTCGACGGTTACATCGCCGGTGTGGTGATTGGCTGGATTTACAACAAACTGTCCAAGTGA